The genomic interval ATACACGCCGATTAATGATATTACAAAGCGGGAACTGGTAGATATACTGGAACAAAGAGCGCAAACCGCCCCCGCGAGAGCGAAAAGATTTCAAGGCTATTTAAACGAAATTTTCAGTTATGCCGAAACAAAAGGCTACATAGAAAATAATTTTATAAAAAATATCTCTTTAAACTCTCTAATGGAACAGCACAAAACCGAAAACTACAAAGCGATTACCGATGAAGCCGATTTTAAAAAGCTGGTAAAGGTTATCTATTCGCTTGATAACTCACCGATAAATACGGCGCTTAAAATTTTACTTCATTTGCCTTTAAGAAGCGCGAATTTAATTTCAATGCAATGGCGCGAAATCGACTTTATGCAAAAAGAGCTTAAAATTCCGCGCCCAAATATGAAAGTAAAAAGCGGCGATGATTTTATTTTGCCGTTAAGTGATGAGGTTATTAAAATTTTAGAAACTCACGCCGAAATTTATAAAGACATCAGCGATTATGTATTTATGAGTAGAGTTATAAAGTGTAAGCACATAACGGCGCAGGGATTAAATAACAGACTTAAACTTTTAGGCTTTACCGAAAAGTTGAAGCAGACGGCGCACAGTTTCAGAAGCACGTTTCGCACAATCGCGCAAAATCACATCGATGAAATACCGATTAAAAACCCGAGAGACGCTATAGAAAGCTTTTTAGACCATAAAATCGGAAACAGTGTAGAGATGATTTATAATAGAGCCGATTATAAAAAAGAGAAAATCGCCGTTGCGAAATGGTGGAGCGAATTTATTATAAAAATCAGAGATGAAAAATAAAAATTTCAATGTAAAAAATATTTTTTTTGGTGGCAAATAAAAATTTACAGAACTTTTTTGCCACTATTTTACAATTTTAACCACTCATTCATTTATTTTTTTATTTTTTTTCATTTTTTTTAAAATTATATTTCTTTATAAAATATATTTAAAAACCAAAACAAACATCGATTTTTAGGCATTTTGATTTACATCTACATATTGACATTCAAATAAAATTTACCCATAATTTTTTTTAACCCTTTAAAAAAATTCTTTTTTATACAAAAATAGCCACATAGTTTTTTAAATATTAAATCACTTGAAAAAAAGTTTAAAGCCGTTGAAAGCGATTTTAATATTTGAACGCTTATTTTTAAGAACAAAACAAAAAAAGGAGCTGAAAATGGAGAACATTTATTCAACAGTAAATCAAGGTTATGCCCCAAAAAGGTATTTAAGAATTGCCGATATTACAAGGCTTTATCCAATCGGTAGGAGTGCAATTTTAAATTACGGCAAACAAGGCTTAATAACGCCTATAAGAGTAACAAAAGGCGTAATCGTATATGACGCTAACGAAATAGAAGCGTTTTTTAGCGGTAAGAAAGCGGAAGCGCAAAATGCCAAGGCTTAATTTTAAAGTGAGCGCCGATTGTTTCGGCGCTGGTAATGAAGCCTTGCTGAAAGAGTTTAAAAGGCATTTACACGTTTATAATGTCAAGTCATTAGAGACAGCGGACCAAAGACTGATTGATTGCGCTTACGATTTATTTCACATAGTGCAGACACAAAGAAGTAGCATTTACGAGTTGGAAACGAAGCTTGATATAAGACCCGAAAACAATACTAAAGGACTTAATAATGCTAGTTGAAATAATTGTATTTTTATGCGTTTTTGTATTGGTAACAGCAAGTATAATAACGGTATTTATAACTCTTGCCGTTATTTTTTACGTATCAGACAAAATAATAGACTTTATGGAAAAAAGAGCTAGAGATAAAAAAAAGGTAGAAAATGAAAAATTTAATTGACATTATAAAAACGGAATTTGACGGCGCCGAAATAAATTCGGTTAATTATAAAGACGCAAAAGATAATTTCAACGAACGCGATTTTGCGTTGATAAATATAAAAAAATAAAAAAGGATAGAAAATGAATAATATAATTATCAACAATGTAGAAGTTGAATTTGAAGTAGTTAAAGATAAAGTTTTTACAAACTCACTTCAAATAGCTGAAGTTTTTGAAAAAGAGCATAAAAATATTATTAGAATAATTGAGAATTTGCCGAATGATGATTTCCGACAGCTCAATTTTGAGCCGTCGTGCGAAGTCCGCAGAAATGGACTTTTTGATAAAGAGACAAAATTTTATAATTTAACCAGAGATGGCTTTTCGCTTTTGGTGATGAGTTTTACAGGCGAAAAAGCTTACAAATTTAAAATAGCGTATATTAATGCCTTTAATAAAATGGAAGCCATACTGAAAGAGCCGATGAGCGAAATAGATATTTTGATTAAACAAGCGGAACTTTTAAAAGAAAATCAACAAAAGATGAAAGCGCTTGAAGCAAAAACCGATGAACTTCATAAAGAGCAGTTAAAAGCAAGAAATAATATTAATCGTATTTTGGCTAATGATAAAGAATTGACGGTAATCGCTTATGCGAGCCTGAATGGCATAAAAGCGAACTCTTATAACGCCGCTATCATCGGCAAAAAAGCGGCTAAATTAAGCAGAGAACAAGGAATTTGCACGGGCTCTACTATCGATAAAAGGTTCGGCAAGGTAAATACCTACGATACTGATATTTTAAAGCAGGTATTTGACAAGCATTTTGAAAGTTTTTAAGTCGCTTTTATGTAGAATTTTAAAAAAAGGCGGTTAGGATAAAAACCGCCTTAATAAAAATAAAAAAATAAAAG from Campylobacter hominis ATCC BAA-381 carries:
- a CDS encoding Rha family transcriptional regulator codes for the protein MNNIIINNVEVEFEVVKDKVFTNSLQIAEVFEKEHKNIIRIIENLPNDDFRQLNFEPSCEVRRNGLFDKETKFYNLTRDGFSLLVMSFTGEKAYKFKIAYINAFNKMEAILKEPMSEIDILIKQAELLKENQQKMKALEAKTDELHKEQLKARNNINRILANDKELTVIAYASLNGIKANSYNAAIIGKKAAKLSREQGICTGSTIDKRFGKVNTYDTDILKQVFDKHFESF
- a CDS encoding tyrosine-type recombinase/integrase, whose product is MSRQIVRLTDTKIKNAKPEDSPLYDGDNLMLKITKASKRWYFRFKQAGTDKYTEKALCKPNDYPTVSLAKAREITAKYKKAIAENKDPFKKAEIITIKRVFDEWKQKFNNSLLQKVKERKVAEVKNNFINKIDEYTPINDITKRELVDILEQRAQTAPARAKRFQGYLNEIFSYAETKGYIENNFIKNISLNSLMEQHKTENYKAITDEADFKKLVKVIYSLDNSPINTALKILLHLPLRSANLISMQWREIDFMQKELKIPRPNMKVKSGDDFILPLSDEVIKILETHAEIYKDISDYVFMSRVIKCKHITAQGLNNRLKLLGFTEKLKQTAHSFRSTFRTIAQNHIDEIPIKNPRDAIESFLDHKIGNSVEMIYNRADYKKEKIAVAKWWSEFIIKIRDEK
- a CDS encoding helix-turn-helix transcriptional regulator, whose protein sequence is MENIYSTVNQGYAPKRYLRIADITRLYPIGRSAILNYGKQGLITPIRVTKGVIVYDANEIEAFFSGKKAEAQNAKA